Proteins encoded within one genomic window of Spirulina major PCC 6313:
- the rppB gene encoding two-component system sensor histidine kinase RppB, translating into MNRQRLFARSRRQLASAYSGVMGVILAGLGFGVYQAIAHAHQITADRELKSVAGTLHDSLQWKLQDPGRIDPILTGLLPNLCQPQKPCSNRLPPQTPHHLSALHQGNYYVRLWNTTGQLVATAGQVPASIVQPFNPQAWQTVRDPSTQQAYHQLSIALHTRDRQDWGTLQVGRSLQDTELYLSNVRWALILGIPVAMLIVMIASSRLAGLAMRPIDQAYQQIQQFTADAAHELRTPIAAILATVETAQLAESPDHGRADILKIVQRQSLRLSQLVADLLLLSRLEQQPNLTQQQPCCLTEIIEDLIEEMAALAIAAQLTLHTQGTAQPLWVQGHSDALYRLISNLIMNAIQYTPAGGKILITLTAKQHHAEIQVQDNGCGIPPSDQSKIFDRFYRVDQDRSRTHGGAGLGLAIAQAIAHHHHGTLTVQSQLNQGSCFLLRLPLARNPSECPHQHHP; encoded by the coding sequence ATGAATCGTCAACGCCTCTTTGCGCGATCGCGCCGTCAACTCGCTTCGGCCTACAGTGGCGTGATGGGGGTGATTCTGGCCGGTTTGGGGTTTGGGGTCTATCAGGCGATCGCCCATGCCCACCAAATCACCGCTGATCGAGAACTCAAATCGGTCGCCGGAACCCTCCATGACAGTTTGCAATGGAAACTCCAAGATCCGGGGCGCATTGACCCGATCTTGACGGGACTGCTCCCCAACCTCTGTCAACCTCAAAAACCCTGCTCTAACCGCCTTCCACCCCAAACCCCCCATCACCTCAGCGCCCTGCACCAAGGCAACTACTATGTGCGCCTCTGGAATACAACGGGCCAACTGGTGGCCACCGCCGGCCAGGTTCCCGCCAGCATTGTGCAGCCGTTCAACCCCCAAGCCTGGCAAACGGTGCGCGACCCCTCCACCCAACAGGCCTATCATCAGCTCTCGATCGCCCTCCATACCCGCGATCGCCAAGACTGGGGCACATTGCAGGTGGGGCGATCGCTCCAAGACACGGAACTCTATCTCTCGAATGTGCGCTGGGCGTTAATCCTCGGTATCCCCGTCGCCATGCTGATTGTCATGATCGCCAGTAGTCGCCTGGCGGGGTTAGCGATGCGACCCATTGACCAGGCCTATCAGCAAATCCAGCAGTTTACCGCCGATGCCGCCCACGAACTCCGCACCCCGATCGCAGCGATCCTCGCCACCGTCGAAACGGCTCAACTGGCAGAATCGCCCGATCATGGCCGGGCCGATATCCTCAAAATTGTCCAGCGTCAAAGCCTCCGCCTCAGTCAGCTGGTCGCCGATTTGCTGCTGCTGTCCCGCCTCGAACAACAACCCAACCTCACGCAGCAACAGCCCTGTTGCCTCACGGAAATCATCGAGGACTTAATCGAAGAAATGGCCGCCCTAGCGATCGCTGCCCAACTCACCCTACACACCCAAGGCACAGCCCAGCCGCTCTGGGTACAGGGCCACAGCGATGCTCTCTATCGCCTCATCAGCAACCTCATCATGAACGCCATTCAATACACCCCCGCCGGTGGGAAAATCCTAATCACCCTCACCGCCAAGCAACACCACGCTGAAATCCAAGTCCAAGACAATGGCTGCGGTATTCCCCCCTCTGACCAAAGCAAAATTTTTGATCGGTTCTATCGGGTAGATCAAGATCGCTCACGCACCCACGGCGGGGCAGGGTTGGGGTTAGCGATCGCTCAAGCGATCGCCCATCACCACCATGGAACCCTCACCGTTCAAAGCCAACTCAACCAGGGTAGTTGCTTTCTCCTCCGTCTCCCCCTCGCTCGTAACCCTAGCGAGTGTCCACATCAACATCATCCTTAA
- the rppA gene encoding two-component system response regulator RppA produces MRILLLEDEPDLGHAIKQALSQERYVVDWVLDGSMAWNYLTRSDLVYTIAVLDWLVPKLSGLAVIQQLRDRGSALPVLMLTARDGMADKIQGLDAGADDYLVKPFQMVELLARVRALQRRSPQLEPQILQVGQLALNCATRQAIYHHTNGTSSSVELTNKEFQLLEYFLRHPHQILTTEQVRNQLWELDTETLSNVVAAQVRLLRRKLATLGIAAPIETLHGVGYRFGECP; encoded by the coding sequence ATGCGAATTTTGCTCCTGGAAGATGAACCGGATTTGGGTCACGCGATTAAACAGGCCTTAAGCCAAGAGCGGTATGTGGTGGATTGGGTGCTGGATGGTTCCATGGCGTGGAACTATCTGACTCGTTCAGATTTGGTGTATACGATCGCGGTGCTGGATTGGTTAGTGCCGAAATTGTCGGGTTTGGCTGTGATTCAGCAATTGCGCGATCGCGGCAGCGCCCTGCCGGTGTTGATGTTGACGGCGCGGGATGGCATGGCTGACAAAATTCAGGGCCTCGATGCCGGAGCGGATGACTATCTGGTCAAGCCGTTTCAGATGGTGGAACTCTTGGCACGGGTGCGGGCGTTGCAGCGGCGATCGCCCCAACTCGAACCCCAAATTTTGCAAGTGGGACAACTCGCGCTCAACTGTGCCACCCGTCAAGCCATCTACCACCACACCAACGGCACTTCCTCCAGCGTGGAACTCACCAACAAAGAATTTCAACTCCTAGAATATTTCCTCCGCCATCCCCATCAAATTCTCACCACGGAGCAAGTGCGGAACCAACTGTGGGAACTGGACACCGAAACCCTCAGTAATGTGGTGGCCGCCCAGGTGCGACTGCTGCGGCGCAAACTCGCCACCCTGGGCATCGCTGCACCCATTGAAACCTTGCATGGGGTGGGCTATCGCTTTGGGGAATGCCCATGA
- a CDS encoding copper resistance system multicopper oxidase, which produces MTVPSLTRRNLLRIAAGLGLTVGVHSLLPAPARSRATVLGELTPLDRYPDRVDLQVLDHAVRIGDRPSNAITVNGTMPGPILRFKEGQTITLNVTNQLDTDTSIHWHGLILPAQMDGVPGVSFHGIKPGQTYTYQFPLNQNGTYWYHSHSGLQEQQGHFGALIIDPATPEPMECDRDYVVMLSDWTDTNPRQILNNLKKVSTYYNYQRRTIAHFTADLAWGQMRMDATDIADVTGATYRYLINGQPPETNWTALFQPGEKIRLRFINASAMTFFDIKIPGLKMTVIQADGQNVQPVTVDEFRIAVAETYDVIVEPDHNHAYTIFAETMDRSGYARGTLAPQLGMTAALPARRDRPLRTMADMGHGEHGAGHDGHKQRAPKQHSDHSGHEMPTKPQPADHSGHDDHSGHDDHSGHDMGTMDHSGHDDHSGYEMPAPSHPADHSGHDDHSGHDMGTMDHSGHGTSEPSDRNTGAALNGPEPHGPDSHGPGNAGVPMLVSNRLHEPGIGLENTPNHRVLVYTDLRSLEPGYDTRAPERELELHLTGNMERYMWSFDGQKYSESPILTFYYGERLRLTFVNDTMMEHPIHLHGMWMEVENGAGAYRPRKHVLNVKPAEKCSVLVTVDATGNWAFHCHLLYHMEAGMMRTVMVVDRPAGGAA; this is translated from the coding sequence ATGACTGTTCCCTCTCTCACACGCCGAAACTTACTCCGCATTGCGGCGGGCTTGGGTCTGACCGTCGGCGTTCATTCGTTACTGCCTGCCCCGGCTCGTTCCCGTGCCACGGTTTTAGGGGAGTTAACCCCCCTCGATCGCTATCCCGATCGCGTCGATCTTCAAGTGTTGGATCATGCGGTGAGGATTGGCGATCGCCCCAGCAACGCGATCACCGTTAACGGCACAATGCCCGGCCCCATCCTCCGCTTCAAAGAGGGCCAAACCATCACCCTCAACGTCACCAATCAACTGGATACCGACACCTCAATCCATTGGCACGGCCTGATTCTCCCCGCCCAAATGGATGGCGTGCCGGGGGTCAGTTTCCACGGCATCAAACCCGGTCAAACCTACACCTATCAATTCCCCCTCAATCAAAACGGAACCTACTGGTATCACAGCCACAGCGGCCTCCAGGAACAGCAGGGCCATTTCGGCGCGTTGATTATTGACCCCGCTACTCCGGAGCCGATGGAGTGCGATCGCGACTACGTTGTCATGCTCTCCGACTGGACGGACACCAACCCCCGGCAAATCCTTAACAACCTCAAAAAAGTCAGCACCTACTACAACTACCAACGCCGCACGATCGCTCACTTCACCGCAGACCTCGCCTGGGGACAAATGCGCATGGATGCCACTGACATCGCCGATGTCACCGGCGCAACCTACCGCTACTTGATCAATGGTCAGCCCCCCGAAACCAACTGGACGGCCCTCTTTCAGCCAGGGGAAAAAATCCGGCTACGCTTCATCAACGCCTCGGCCATGACCTTTTTTGATATCAAAATCCCCGGCCTGAAAATGACCGTCATCCAAGCCGACGGCCAAAACGTCCAACCCGTCACCGTCGATGAATTCCGGATCGCCGTGGCTGAAACCTACGATGTCATCGTTGAACCCGACCACAATCACGCCTACACCATCTTTGCCGAAACCATGGATCGCAGCGGCTATGCCCGTGGCACGCTGGCCCCTCAATTGGGGATGACGGCCGCCCTACCTGCGCGGCGCGATCGCCCCCTCCGCACCATGGCCGACATGGGCCACGGTGAACACGGCGCAGGACATGACGGCCATAAACAACGCGCCCCCAAACAACACAGCGACCATTCCGGCCACGAAATGCCCACCAAGCCCCAACCCGCCGATCATTCCGGTCACGATGATCACTCCGGTCACGATGATCATTCTGGTCACGACATGGGAACGATGGATCATTCTGGCCATGATGATCACTCTGGCTACGAAATGCCCGCCCCATCCCACCCCGCCGATCATTCCGGTCATGATGATCACTCTGGTCACGATATGGGAACGATGGATCACTCCGGTCACGGTACGAGTGAACCCAGCGATCGCAACACCGGAGCCGCCCTGAATGGCCCCGAACCCCACGGCCCCGACAGCCACGGCCCCGGCAATGCGGGTGTACCGATGCTGGTGAGTAATCGTCTCCATGAACCGGGCATTGGCTTGGAGAATACGCCGAATCATCGCGTTTTGGTGTATACCGACCTGCGGAGCTTGGAGCCGGGTTATGACACCCGCGCACCCGAACGGGAACTAGAGCTACATCTCACGGGCAACATGGAGCGATATATGTGGTCATTTGATGGCCAGAAATATTCAGAATCGCCGATTTTGACGTTTTATTATGGGGAGCGGCTGCGGCTAACCTTTGTGAATGACACGATGATGGAGCATCCGATCCATCTCCATGGGATGTGGATGGAGGTGGAAAATGGGGCGGGAGCCTACCGGCCGCGTAAACATGTGTTGAATGTGAAGCCAGCGGAAAAATGTTCGGTCTTGGTGACGGTGGATGCAACGGGTAACTGGGCGTTTCATTGTCATTTGCTCTACCACATGGAAGCGGGCATGATGCGGACGGTAATGGTGGTCGATCGCCCTGCCGGAGGTGCAGCATGA
- a CDS encoding copper resistance protein B, whose product MSRRYRCLSGVILGAGLWGCPAIASPLPSSDPTFYLDPAPSTEAAHLHLSTPEPDQVTPELPPLPDIHPHGDRTYWFLRVEQLEYRVNEGDDSLNWDLKGWIGGDYTRLWLKAEGEVNLDPDEGGEFEVQLLHSRLISPFFEVQAGLRYDREFGTQPERDRLFGVIGLHGLAPYFIETDAALFISESGDLSARLTAERSLLLSQRLILQPDLEINLAAQTVEKFGVGSGLNDVTVGLRLRYEFTRRFAPYVGVNWSRKFGATATFARAEQEEVDNWAIVGGVNLLF is encoded by the coding sequence ATGAGCCGACGTTATAGATGCTTAAGCGGTGTGATTTTGGGGGCGGGGTTGTGGGGATGCCCCGCGATCGCCTCCCCCCTCCCTTCATCAGACCCCACGTTCTACCTAGATCCAGCCCCCTCCACCGAGGCCGCACATTTGCACCTCTCGACCCCTGAACCTGACCAAGTCACCCCGGAACTGCCGCCCCTCCCCGATATCCATCCCCACGGCGATCGCACCTATTGGTTTTTGCGGGTGGAACAGTTGGAATATCGCGTCAATGAAGGCGATGATTCCTTGAATTGGGATCTAAAAGGTTGGATCGGGGGAGACTATACGCGCCTGTGGTTGAAAGCGGAGGGCGAGGTCAATCTTGATCCCGATGAAGGGGGAGAATTTGAGGTGCAATTGTTGCATTCTCGGCTGATTTCGCCATTTTTTGAGGTGCAAGCGGGACTCCGTTACGATCGCGAATTTGGAACACAACCAGAGCGCGATCGCCTGTTCGGAGTCATCGGACTGCATGGATTAGCACCCTATTTCATCGAAACCGATGCAGCCCTCTTTATCAGCGAATCTGGGGATTTATCCGCCCGCCTCACCGCAGAGCGATCGCTGTTACTCTCCCAACGTCTCATCCTCCAACCTGATCTTGAAATCAATTTAGCCGCCCAAACCGTCGAAAAATTCGGCGTTGGTTCGGGGTTAAATGATGTGACTGTTGGGCTGCGTCTGCGTTATGAATTTACGCGCCGGTTTGCGCCCTACGTGGGGGTTAATTGGTCGCGCAAGTTTGGCGCAACGGCCACCTTTGCCCGTGCCGAACAGGAAGAAGTGGATAATTGGGCGATCGTTGGGGGAGTTAATTTATTATTTTGA